A genomic region of Zalophus californianus isolate mZalCal1 chromosome 11, mZalCal1.pri.v2, whole genome shotgun sequence contains the following coding sequences:
- the LIPT2 gene encoding putative lipoyltransferase 2, mitochondrial isoform X1, with translation MRLPAVRLVRLSRIPYTELLALQERWLRRLQAEPGTEAGALLLCEPAGPVYTSGLRGGLTPEETARLRALGAEVRTTGRGGLATFHGPGQLLCHPVLDLRRLGLRLRTHVAALEACAVRLCEFQGLSGARARPPPYTGVWLGERKVCAIGVRCGRHITSHGLALNCSTDLVWFDHIVPCGLVGTGVTSLSEELQRHVTVDEVIPPFLEAFKETYKCTLISEDSSN, from the exons ATGCGGCTGCCCGCGGTACGGCTGGTGCGGCTAAGCCGGATACCGTACACCGAGCTGCTGGCCCTGCAGGAGCGCTGGCTGCGGCGGCTACAGGCCGAGCCAGGCACTGAGGCGGGCGCGCTCCTGCTCTGCGAGCCCGCGGGGCCCGTGTACACATCCGGGCTGCGCGGCGGCCTGACGCCGGAGGAGACGGCGCGGCTGCGGGCCTTGGGCGCCGAGGTACGCACCACAGGCCGCGGTGGCCTGGCCACCTTCCACGGCCCAGGCCAGCTGCTCTGCCACCCGGTCCTAGACTTGCGACGCCTGGGCCTGCGCCTGCGCACGCACGTAGCGGCGCTGGAGGCGTGCGCCGTGCGCCTGTGCGAGTTCCAGGGCTTGTCCGGTGCTCGCGCGCGGCCCCCGCCCTACACTGGCGTCTGGCTTGGGGAGCGCAAGGTCTGCGCGATAG GAGTCCGCTGTGGAAGGCACATCACGTCCCACGGCCTGGCTCTGAACTGTTCTACAGACCTTGTGTGGTTTGATCACATTGTCCCCTGTGGGTTGGTTGGGACAGGTGTCACCTCTCTGAGTGAGGAGCTCCAAAGGCACGTCACTGTGGATGAAGTAATACCACCTTTCCTTGAGGCCTTTAAAGAGACCTACAAGTGCACGTTGATCTCAGAGGACAGCTCCAACTGA
- the LIPT2 gene encoding putative lipoyltransferase 2, mitochondrial isoform X2: MRLPAVRLVRLSRIPYTELLALQERWLRRLQAEPGTEAGALLLCEPAGPVYTSGLRGGLTPEETARLRALGAEESAVEGTSRPTAWL, encoded by the exons ATGCGGCTGCCCGCGGTACGGCTGGTGCGGCTAAGCCGGATACCGTACACCGAGCTGCTGGCCCTGCAGGAGCGCTGGCTGCGGCGGCTACAGGCCGAGCCAGGCACTGAGGCGGGCGCGCTCCTGCTCTGCGAGCCCGCGGGGCCCGTGTACACATCCGGGCTGCGCGGCGGCCTGACGCCGGAGGAGACGGCGCGGCTGCGGGCCTTGGGCGCCGAG GAGTCCGCTGTGGAAGGCACATCACGTCCCACGGCCTGGCTCTGA